TGCTTGACGAGAAGTCGCTAGAGAAGCAGCGCGCTAGAGCACAGCTTGCTCAAGAAGGTGGAGATACTGACAGTGAATCGATGGATGACCTAAAAAATGATTTTGCAGACATCTACTTAGCACAGGACCTAAAACTTATGGATGTCATCGCCTATGTTCAAACCCGAGACCTGTCGCTTCAGCGGGTCAAAAAGGTACTGCTTGAAAAAACCGTTGAAAGGGTTTTGAAGCAAGTGATTGAGGATGAAAAGGATGGGCTTGACCTAACGCCACAGCCAGAGACAATAACTGAAGAGGAAATGTCAAAGCAAAACCTTATGGTGATCCAGGATAAAAACGAGATGAACAGGAGCATAACCGGACAATGGAACTTTTCTCCTGTGCCTCCGCCAACTCCAAAGTCAGCCGAGGATGGTATGGCTGTCGAAAGTGACAGTAAGAAGGGTAACAAGAAGCGTCCAACGAAAGATGCTATTATAAAACCAAAGCGGCAAAAAGTACAAGATCGCACTCCGCCTTCTGCAGATCTTTCATCTTTGGGTGGAATGGATGACGTGATTGCCCAACTAATGGAACTTGTCGCTCTTCCAATATTGCATCCTGAAATATTTGCATCTACAGGTGTTGAACCTCCCCGAGGAATTTTGCTCCATGGGCCTCCAGGCTGTGGTAAGACCTCTATTGCCAATGCTCTAGCGGGAGAACTTCAGGTGCCGTTTATATCTATTTCAGCTCCTTCTGTTGTAAGTGGGATGTCCGGTGAAAGCGAAAAGAAGATTCGGGATTTATTTGAGGAAGCCAAATCGCTAGCGCCTTGTTTGGTATTCTTTGATGAAATAGATGCAATTACCCCTAAGAGAGATGGTGGTGCTCAGCGTGAGATGGAAAGGAGAATTGTTGCCCAGCTTTTGACGTCCATGGATGAACTTTCCTTTGAGAAAACCAACGGTAAACCTGTCATTATTATTGGAGCTACAAATCGGCCTGATTCTTTAGATTCAGCTTTACGGCGTGCTGGAAGGTTTGACAGAGAAATAAGTCTGAATGTTCCCAATGAACTGTCTAGGATGCATATTCTGAAAAAAATGACTTCCAACTTAAAAGTTGACGGTGAAATAGACTTCCTGAAATTAGCAAAGTTGACGCCAGGATTTGTTGGCGCCGATCTGAAAGCTTTGGCAACTGCTGCCGGGACATGTGCGATCAAGAGAATATTTCAAAATTACGCATCAGTGGCAGCATCAGATGGGGCTATGGAGATTGACTCTGACAATAATCAATCTTCCCTCAAGAATACAGCTGATGTTATTGAACCGCTTCCTTTGTCAACCATACAAGTCTTTCTGAAGAACTACACGGAACCACTTAACGAGCAGCAGTTATCGACCCTATCTATAACCTACGAGGATTTTCTAAAAGCACTGCCGACTATACAGCCTACTGCTAAAAGGGAAGGTTTTGCTACGGTGCCAGATGTTACGTGGTCCAGCGTGGGAGCTCTCTCCAATATTCGTGTTGAATTAAATATGGCTATAGTTCAGCCTATCAAACGGCCAGAACTCTACGAAAAAGTTGGTATATCAGCACCCGCTGGTGTTCTATTGTGGGGGCCACCAGGCTGTGGTAAGACATTGTTGGCCAAAGCTGTCGCCAATGAATCAAGGGCAAATTTTATTTCGATCAAAGGGCCTGAACTTCTCAACAAATATGTTGGTGAATCAGAAAGGGCAATCAGGCAAGTGTTTACGCGTGCGCGCGCTTCAGTTCCTTGTGTGATCTTCTTTGATGAATTAGATGCTTTGGTCCCCAGAAGAGATACCTCTCTTTCAGAGTCATCTTCAAGGGTAGTGAACACACTCTTGACAGAATTAGATGGATTAAATGACAGACGAGGTATATTCGTCATTGGTGCAACTAATAGGCCTGACATGATTGACCCGGCAATGCTACGGCCGGGAAGATTAGACAAAACGCTATTTATTGAACTACCGAATGCAGATGAAAAGCTGGATATTATGCACACATTGGTCAAAAGCAACGGAACTCCTCTCGCGCCAGATGTTGATCTCTCCGCTGTGGTCAACGACGAACGTTGTCGGAACTTTTCTGGTGCCGATCTTGCCGCATTACTCAGGGAAAGTTCTGTACTCGCCCTTAAAAGGAACTTCTTCCATTCTGGTGAAATCCAGTCAGTTCTGGACAACAACTTGGATAGAGAATTTGGCGATCTGTCTGCTGGTACACCGATGAACGAAATAATTGTGACCGTCACGGACTTCGAGAATGCACTTCGGAAGATAAAGCCTTCGGTCAGCGATAAAGATAGAATGAAATACAATAAGCTAAACAAAAAAATGGGCTGGAATGACGAAGCAGGCGTGCAAGTCGAAGAAGAAGCATAGAGCAGCAAGTTAAATAGGCACAGCTATGTACAAATAACCAATTTCAACTTGTTCAAAGTCGTCCGCGTCTTACAGATTTCACACATGGAGACGGCGGAATTTACTTGTTATAATGCCCTCTCCTGCGAACGTTTTTTCGAATCTTCCAGACATATTCGTATTTCTTCCTTTTCGAGAAAGAAACATATGGTATTTCTCTATTCCTGTAACTTGAGCTTAGCAATTTCTGTGGATATAGTTCGCAAAGAGGTAGATCCGTGGCACCTCTGACAAGAACGAAGTTATTCTTCAGAGAATGAACACGGCCGGATACATGCCCAGGAATGTATATGTTCATAAACTTGCGCTCAACATCAATGGAATGGATAAGAGCCAGCGTAACAAAGTCCATACTAGTATAGTCAGCGGAATGCTTCAACATTGGGAATACCCCGCACATGTCAATATCCGGAGGCATCTTTGAGTGATATAAACAAACCACGCAACCTTGTAATGCCGCAGAGATGTCATCCTGATGGTAACCACTAGATGGGTCTTGCAGAAAGCGGAAAGCCATGATTCCCTGGGAGCCGAAAGACACCTGTAACGGAGGCGAGCTGAGTAGTGGGCCTGGGTAGTATGACTGTTCGCTTAGTCTGTGCAGATGCGCCAGCAAGCGGAAACTCCTAATATTAGCCGCGTGGTAACGCGGATCTTGTGCTGGTAGGCCTGGAATATTATGTTGAGTGAATGCCTGTAAGTTATATATCATGGGCTTGTATTTACCCTTTTGCATCGTTTCAAACATATTTGGTACCACTAATTCCTTGGATATCAGCTTGCCGCCATGGGTCAGGAATATTATGTGTGTCGGCTTAAAAAGCTCCATAGCTTTATTTATGATTGTGATTCCAAATCCTTTTATCCATCCTGGTAAATTGAGCAACGCAGTATTCATCTGTCCCTCCATCTCCCATTTATGAATAATATGCTCCATTGCCGTAAGATACATTTCGGGCCATGTTTGCGGCGTTGAAGACCCTATGTAGGTCGTTTGAATCATCTCTCTATGCCCCTGTGCCAGATGTTGTCCTAATGATAATGTTTCGGATGTTAACTTTGACCATGAAATGGAATCTGGCGCAGAGTATTCAGGTTGTCCGGGGTCCATATCTAGGTAATTTACTACATCCGCCTCATGCGAAACTCCCGTCGCTTTAGTAGTAGACTTGTTACCATGGAGAAACTTTTGAAGTAGCAGTCTTAGTAATGTACTTTTGCCGCTATTCTTGCCGCCGATACACATAACGCGCATATCATGCTCAGAATTCATATGATGTATCATAAGCTCAGCTTGCAAATTATCCCAATCCTTATTCAATATCAAGGGGCGGGCATAATCCTCAGGTCGCAATATGCTAAAGGTGCAACCTGTGTGCCTTGTCCATAGTTGACCTAACTCCGCCATTAACCTTCCGACATCACCAATATTCGAGCCCTCACTAATCCTCAAAATACACTCATATTCCTCTTTGATATCAGCTGGTAGCCACGGTGATAACCCGTATGAATGCTCTTCCCAATCGGCTGCGAAAGATGCGGCGATAGGAGGAATCGATTCCGAGAGGGGGTGCCAAAAGTCATACGTATGTAACCCACAGTTGTAGTGTATCGAATTGTACGTTATCCCTCCCTTCATCACCTGCAGCTTAAATACGCCGCTGATAGCAAGCTGTTCGTAGCTATGTAGGCATAGAACAACTGCCTTGTTCGCAGCGTCATTGAAGTAGTTCGCGCCCTCCCGTGCAACGTATAAGTTCGCACCCTCCGCACCTGATAGATAGCCAAGACTAGCTGTGGCATCCATTGGTGATGCTTCTGAGACATATTCCACATCTGCTGTTGGCAACGGCGTTGCAGAGATCCCATTAAAGGAGCCTTCCTCGATGTCAGATATATCCTGGTCTGAACCTG
This is a stretch of genomic DNA from Eremothecium gossypii ATCC 10895 chromosome VI, complete sequence. It encodes these proteins:
- the RIX7 gene encoding putative AAA family ATPase RIX7 (Syntenic homolog of Saccharomyces cerevisiae YLL034C (RIX7)), with the protein product MAKPRNAAKKGSLSQSLDNKIADLIYRMLDEKSLEKQRARAQLAQEGGDTDSESMDDLKNDFADIYLAQDLKLMDVIAYVQTRDLSLQRVKKVLLEKTVERVLKQVIEDEKDGLDLTPQPETITEEEMSKQNLMVIQDKNEMNRSITGQWNFSPVPPPTPKSAEDGMAVESDSKKGNKKRPTKDAIIKPKRQKVQDRTPPSADLSSLGGMDDVIAQLMELVALPILHPEIFASTGVEPPRGILLHGPPGCGKTSIANALAGELQVPFISISAPSVVSGMSGESEKKIRDLFEEAKSLAPCLVFFDEIDAITPKRDGGAQREMERRIVAQLLTSMDELSFEKTNGKPVIIIGATNRPDSLDSALRRAGRFDREISLNVPNELSRMHILKKMTSNLKVDGEIDFLKLAKLTPGFVGADLKALATAAGTCAIKRIFQNYASVAASDGAMEIDSDNNQSSLKNTADVIEPLPLSTIQVFLKNYTEPLNEQQLSTLSITYEDFLKALPTIQPTAKREGFATVPDVTWSSVGALSNIRVELNMAIVQPIKRPELYEKVGISAPAGVLLWGPPGCGKTLLAKAVANESRANFISIKGPELLNKYVGESERAIRQVFTRARASVPCVIFFDELDALVPRRDTSLSESSSRVVNTLLTELDGLNDRRGIFVIGATNRPDMIDPAMLRPGRLDKTLFIELPNADEKLDIMHTLVKSNGTPLAPDVDLSAVVNDERCRNFSGADLAALLRESSVLALKRNFFHSGEIQSVLDNNLDREFGDLSAGTPMNEIIVTVTDFENALRKIKPSVSDKDRMKYNKLNKKMGWNDEAGVQVEEEA
- the GRC3 gene encoding polynucleotide 5'-hydroxyl-kinase (Syntenic homolog of Saccharomyces cerevisiae YLL035W (GRC3)), giving the protein MSDDFVVPTYEVGGSDSGSDQDISDIEEGSFNGISATPLPTADVEYVSEASPMDATASLGYLSGAEGANLYVAREGANYFNDAANKAVVLCLHSYEQLAISGVFKLQVMKGGITYNSIHYNCGLHTYDFWHPLSESIPPIAASFAADWEEHSYGLSPWLPADIKEEYECILRISEGSNIGDVGRLMAELGQLWTRHTGCTFSILRPEDYARPLILNKDWDNLQAELMIHHMNSEHDMRVMCIGGKNSGKSTLLRLLLQKFLHGNKSTTKATGVSHEADVVNYLDMDPGQPEYSAPDSISWSKLTSETLSLGQHLAQGHREMIQTTYIGSSTPQTWPEMYLTAMEHIIHKWEMEGQMNTALLNLPGWIKGFGITIINKAMELFKPTHIIFLTHGGKLISKELVVPNMFETMQKGKYKPMIYNLQAFTQHNIPGLPAQDPRYHAANIRSFRLLAHLHRLSEQSYYPGPLLSSPPLQVSFGSQGIMAFRFLQDPSSGYHQDDISAALQGCVVCLYHSKMPPDIDMCGVFPMLKHSADYTSMDFVTLALIHSIDVERKFMNIYIPGHVSGRVHSLKNNFVLVRGATDLPLCELYPQKLLSSSYRNREIPYVSFSKRKKYEYVWKIRKNVRRRGHYNK